The sequence CATTATTTGAAGGCGGAACGGTCTGCTCTGCAGCAGGTTTCCCCTCTTCCACCTCAGGAATTATAGATTCTGTCCCGGGCCTTGAAGCAAGAGATGATAGTATAAGAGATGTTATCATAAAGATAGTTGCAGCAGCAGTTGTCAACTTTCCAAGAAATCCTGTTGGACCATAACTTCCAAAGAGGGTTTGGCTTGCTCCTCCAAAAGCGGCTCCCATTTCTGAGCCCTTACCCTGCTGTAGAAGAACAACAAGAATAAGGAAAATGCTGACAATGACATGAAATATCACTAAAAAAGTATACATCTTAATTTCCTTCCTTTTTAAATTTTACGATACTTGCAAAACTATCTACTTTTAAACTTGCTCCTCCGACAAGAGCGCCATCGATGTCGGCTTCAGCCATCAATCCTGAAATATTTTCCGGTTTTACGCTTCCACCATAAAGAATCGATGTATTCTCCGAAACCTCTCCACCATACTTCTTTTCAATTTTTTCTCGAATAAAGGAATGGACTTCCTGAGCTTGGTCAGGCGTTGCTGTTTTTCCTGTACCGATAGCCCAAACTGGTTCATAAGCTATTATGGTATTGGCAAAGGTTTCCTTGTCGATGTCATTTAGTGCTCCATTCAACTGCTTTTCGATTACCTCAAAAGTCTTTTCTGCTTCTCTTTCTTCAAGTGTTTCTCCAATGCACAATATAGGGATTAGATTATGTGAATAAGCCGCTTTGAGGCGCTTGTTTACTGTTTCATCGGTTTCGCCGAAATATTGTCTTCTTTCTGAATGTCCAATAATACAATGACTGCATCCTGCATCTGTGAGCATAAGCGGTGAAATTTCTCCTGTAAAAGCTCCTTTTTCCTCCCAAAAGATATTCTGTGATGACAATTTTATTTTTGTATCAGCAATCTTTTGATGTACAGCATACAGGGCAGTATATGGCGGCGCAACAATGATTTCGACATTATCCGCATCACTGCATTTTTCAGC comes from Candidatus Schekmanbacteria bacterium and encodes:
- a CDS encoding triose-phosphate isomerase, producing MRKTIIAGNWKMHMTIPEAISLVEGIAEKCSDADNVEIIVAPPYTALYAVHQKIADTKIKLSSQNIFWEEKGAFTGEISPLMLTDAGCSHCIIGHSERRQYFGETDETVNKRLKAAYSHNLIPILCIGETLEEREAEKTFEVIEKQLNGALNDIDKETFANTIIAYEPVWAIGTGKTATPDQAQEVHSFIREKIEKKYGGEVSENTSILYGGSVKPENISGLMAEADIDGALVGGASLKVDSFASIVKFKKEGN
- the secG gene encoding preprotein translocase subunit SecG: MYTFLVIFHVIVSIFLILVVLLQQGKGSEMGAAFGGASQTLFGSYGPTGFLGKLTTAAATIFMITSLILSSLASRPGTESIIPEVEEGKPAAEQTVPPSNNATKNNAAVTTETEKSKQTESLPAEQIPQEGK